The DNA sequence AGGCCATCAAGAGCCAGGTCGCTGAGTCGCTGTATGTCGTATACGACGATGCGGCGAGCCAGCGGGCGAGTGAGTTGTAGGCATCGATCGCATTTCCGTGGCGAGGGAGCTTGCTCCCGCTGGGCTGCCTAGCAGCCCCAAAACAGTCAGCGCATTCGGCCTGGCACACCGCGCAGCTTGGTTTAGGGGCGCTTCGCGCCCCAGCGGGAGCAAGCTCCCTCGCCACGGGGCGGTGTGCACGCTCAAAAAAACGGGAAGCTCAATGGCTTCCCGTTTTTTTCATCCCAACGACCTTCAGATCACCTGAACGATGGCCTTGGTCACTGCATCGATGTTGTTCTGATTCAGTGCGGCCACGCAGATGCGGCCGGTGTCCAAGGCATAGATGCCGAACTCGTTGCGCAGGCGCGTTACTTGTTCAACGGTCAGGCCGGAGTAGGAGAACATCCCGCTCTGGCGTGCGACGAAGCTGAAGTCGTGCTGCGGCGCGGCCTTGGCCAGCATGTCCACCATCTGGTTGCGCATGCCGCGAATGCGCAGGCGCATTTCGGCCAGTTCCGCTTCCCACTGGGCCCGCAGCTCAGGGCTGTTGAGCACGGCGGCGACGATGCTGGCGCCATGGGTCGGCGGGTTGGAGTAGTTGGTGCGGATCACGCGCTTGACCTGGGACAGCACGCGGGCACTTTCTTCTTTCGATTCGCTGACGATCGACAGGGCGCCAACGCGCTCGCCGTACAGGGAGAACGACTTGGAGAACGAGCTGGACGCAAAGAAGGTCAGGCCCGACTCGGCGAACAGGCGCACGGCCGCGGCGTCTTCGTCGATGCCTTCGCCAAAGCCCTGGTAGGCCATGTCCAGGAAGGGAACGTGGTTCTTGGCCTTGACCACGGCCAGCACGTTTTTCCAGTCTTGCGGGCTCAGGTCCACGCCGGTCGGGTTGTGGCAGCAGGCGTGCAGCACAACGATCGAACGGTCGGGCAGGGCGTTGAGGTCTTCCAGCAGGCCGCTGCGGTTCACGTCATGGGTGGCAGCGTCGTAGTAGCGGTAGTTCTGCACCGGGAAGCCGGCGGTTTCGAACAGGGCGCGGTGGTTTTCCCAGCTCGGGTCGCTGATGGCCACGACGGCGTCAGGCAGCAGTTGCTTGAGGAAGTCGGCACCGATCTTCAGTGCACCGGTGCCGCCCACGGCCTGGGTGGTGATGACGCGACCGGAGGCGATCAGCGGGCTGTCCTTGCCAAACAACAAGGTCTGGACCGCCTGGTCGTAGGCGGCAATGCCATCGATGGGCAGGTAGCCACGGGATACGTGCTGAGCCACGCGAGTCGTCTCGGCTTCGACAACGGCGCGCAGGAGTGGAATGCGCCCCTCCTCGTTGCAGTAAACACCCACGCCCAGGTTGACCTTATTGGTACGGGTGTCGGCGTTGAATGCTTCGTTGAGGCCCAGGATGGGGTCGCGGGGTGCCAATTCGACAGCGGAAAACAGGCTCATTATTGCGCGGCTCTGAATGGAGTGTGGGGGGACGTGTCGCGCTCCAGCCGGATGCACTAGAGCGGTGCACAAACGGGGAGCTAGTATAGAGGCCATCACTGGACAGGGCGACAGGCGATTCGGCTTTTACGGTAAGTATTTTCGTTTTTTTTCGACCGTTAGTCCCTTCGCCGCGTCAAAGTCTTCAAGGCGTGTAGGACGTTCGTCTTGAAAGCGAAGGCATTCACCTCCACATTGTGTGCATCCCAGCTTTTTCCTCGGACGACAGCAGTCGTTTCGGTCTTTCTCGTTCCTGTCGGCTGGCCGACAGGAACGAACCCAGAGGTTATGTTATGTCTGAATTCCAGCTAGTCACCCGATTCGAGCCCGCCGGCGACCAGCCGGAAGCGATCCGCCTGATGGTCGAAGGCATCGAGGCCGGGTTGGCGCACCAGACGCTGCTCGGTGTGACCGGCTCGGGCAAGACCTTCAGCATTGCCAATGTAATCGCCCAGGTCCAGCGCCCGACCCTGGTGCTGGCGCCGAACAAAACCCTGGCGGCGCAGTTGTACGGTGAGTTCAAGGCGTTCTTCCCGAATAACGCGGTGGAATATTTCGTCTCTTATTACGACTACTACCAGCCCGAGGCCTACGTGCCGTCGTCGGACACCTTCATTGAGAAGGATGCCTCGATCAACGACCACATCGAGCAGATGCGGCTGTCGGCGACCAAGGCTTTGCTGGAGCGCAAGGACGCCATCATCGTCACCACGGTGTCGTGCATCTACGGCCTGGGCAGCCCGGAAACCTAT is a window from the Pseudomonas brassicacearum genome containing:
- a CDS encoding amino acid aminotransferase, with amino-acid sequence MSLFSAVELAPRDPILGLNEAFNADTRTNKVNLGVGVYCNEEGRIPLLRAVVEAETTRVAQHVSRGYLPIDGIAAYDQAVQTLLFGKDSPLIASGRVITTQAVGGTGALKIGADFLKQLLPDAVVAISDPSWENHRALFETAGFPVQNYRYYDAATHDVNRSGLLEDLNALPDRSIVVLHACCHNPTGVDLSPQDWKNVLAVVKAKNHVPFLDMAYQGFGEGIDEDAAAVRLFAESGLTFFASSSFSKSFSLYGERVGALSIVSESKEESARVLSQVKRVIRTNYSNPPTHGASIVAAVLNSPELRAQWEAELAEMRLRIRGMRNQMVDMLAKAAPQHDFSFVARQSGMFSYSGLTVEQVTRLRNEFGIYALDTGRICVAALNQNNIDAVTKAIVQVI